The sequence GTTGCTATCCGGGGTAATAACTAATGGCTCTAGTCCACTAAGTTTTAAATATTTTGGTTTGATCTTAGTCATTAGCTATAATGTAATACTTTAGGAAAAGGGTCGTAAAAATGATGTAATAACTTTTTCCACTCTTGATAATCCTGGGATTGACGAAAACCTATTTCATGATCTTCCAAAGTTTGCCAGTTTACCAAAAGAATATATTGGTCTTCTATTTCAATACACTTTTTAAGTTCGTGGGAGACATACCCTCGCATTGATGAAATTATTGAAGAAGCTTTAACATAGTTTTCTTCAAACGCCGTCTGCTTCTCTTGTTTAACTTGTAAAATAGCTACTTCCAAAATCATACGTTTTCTACTAAAGCCTTACGTGGTTCATATTCTATTGTCAAATCCGCAATGGCCTTAATGTGCTCTGGGGTAGTTCCGCAACAACCGCCCACAATATTTACAAGACCTTTTTCCAAGTATTCTTTTATTTGACTTGCCATTTGCTCAGGAGTTTCATCATATTCCCCAAAGGCGTTTGGCAATCCAGCATTAGGATGGGCAGAAACCCCATAATTTGTTTTTGCTGATAATACCTCTAAATGAGGTACCAGTTGTTTTGCGCCTAAAGCGCAATTAAACCCAACAGAAATAATAGGAATATGAGAAATGGATATTAGAAAAGCTTCTGCCGTTTGACCAGATAAAGTACGCCCTGAAGCATCGGTTATGGTTCCACTGACCATTATGGGC is a genomic window of Flagellimonas sp. CMM7 containing:
- a CDS encoding antibiotic biosynthesis monooxygenase, encoding MILEVAILQVKQEKQTAFEENYVKASSIISSMRGYVSHELKKCIEIEDQYILLVNWQTLEDHEIGFRQSQDYQEWKKLLHHFYDPFPKVLHYS